A single genomic interval of Aureliella helgolandensis harbors:
- a CDS encoding PSD1 and planctomycete cytochrome C domain-containing protein, with amino-acid sequence MAESPSTDVPVDFSRDIRPLLSDNCFKCHGPDEGTREADLRLDTEPGLAQAITPGDAAGSSLVERILSHDDDLRMPPQGSNKSLSEEEQQSLVAWIEQGAQWQQHWSFVSPALPEIPDCPANPINSASDPTARDLPAPSPSQQEEVDDWCRNEIDRFILAKLTEVGLSPSLPAEPHTLVRRLYLDLIGLPPSPEEANEWIARVWPDYPRSQRMKEEAYQALVTHLLNSPHYGERWARRWLDLARYADTNGYEKDRDRSIWPYRDWVVNALNADMPFDQFTIEQLAGDMLPGATQSQRIATGFHRNTMLNEEGGIDPLEFRYHAMTDRVATTGTTWMGLTLGCCQCHTHKYDPITHTEYFQIMAFLNNSDEPMLELPEENFQKEWAQNRARGDKLLAELSERLQGEAWPPVHSKAAADAKAADSSSTAQAVANANAPPQNTLETAFAQWLEVERANAIDWSKLRPIRASSNLPILTIQDDHSIFASGDTAKRDDYVIEFAPSDAPITAIRLECLPDDRLPARGPGTTYYEGTLGDFFLTELKARSGDAPLPFLGATESYAKNRFGSNPVSAALALDGDVQTGWSVDGRQGERHVAVFALEHPLAPGQPISIQMTFGRHFASSLGRFRFSAATAPSKDVPQARAYAESTARLLRLPAGQLSAADQQILLEAFLLSAPELADETAKIRKLLQRPEVTTTLVMAERPSGHDRPTFRHHRGEYLQPEESVKPGIPDILPPLPAGEEANRLGFARWLVTAENPLTARVAVNRQWEAFFGTGLVKTVDDFGFQGDSPSHPRLLDWLAVTFRETDAWSMKKLHRRLVSSATYRQSSVVDESGAVIDPENRLLSRMPRFRLDAEVIRDSLLVVSGEFSPELGGPPVRPLQPTGVTEVAYGNPTWQASSGEARYRRSLYTFAKRTAPFAMFAAFDAPSGEACLANRPRSNSPLQALTLLNDVMLIDLARATGRKYASLRDEEVAEHETGKSQDSTINPLRAKLTLLHRALVVRPPTAEELDLVEQFYAQQLTAFRSNPPEARELLGPQFELSSSPAAASTSPDTTTTATRELSESERERLAEVAAWTATARAMFAIDEVQSRE; translated from the coding sequence TTGGCAGAATCGCCCAGCACGGACGTACCGGTCGATTTCTCACGCGACATTCGTCCGCTGCTCAGCGACAACTGTTTCAAATGTCATGGCCCGGATGAGGGAACACGCGAAGCCGATTTGCGACTCGATACTGAGCCGGGGCTGGCCCAAGCGATCACTCCTGGAGATGCGGCGGGCAGTTCGTTGGTCGAGCGAATCCTGTCGCACGATGATGACTTGCGGATGCCCCCTCAAGGTTCGAACAAGTCGTTGTCGGAAGAGGAGCAGCAGAGTTTGGTCGCATGGATTGAGCAGGGTGCTCAGTGGCAGCAGCACTGGTCATTCGTCTCTCCGGCGCTGCCCGAAATCCCCGACTGCCCAGCAAATCCAATCAACTCCGCTTCGGATCCTACGGCACGGGACCTGCCTGCGCCGTCGCCCAGCCAACAGGAAGAGGTGGACGACTGGTGCCGCAATGAAATAGATCGATTCATTCTTGCCAAGCTGACGGAAGTGGGACTTTCGCCCAGCCTCCCGGCGGAACCGCACACATTGGTACGCCGGCTTTATCTAGATCTTATCGGTTTGCCGCCGTCCCCCGAGGAAGCCAACGAGTGGATCGCGAGAGTTTGGCCCGACTACCCTCGCTCGCAACGGATGAAGGAAGAGGCCTACCAAGCATTGGTAACACACCTTTTGAACTCACCACACTACGGGGAGCGTTGGGCGCGACGTTGGCTGGACCTAGCCCGATACGCAGACACCAATGGGTATGAGAAAGATCGGGATCGGTCCATCTGGCCCTATCGAGACTGGGTGGTAAATGCACTGAACGCCGACATGCCCTTCGATCAGTTTACGATTGAGCAGTTAGCCGGAGACATGCTCCCCGGTGCTACGCAATCGCAGAGGATTGCTACCGGCTTTCACCGCAACACGATGCTCAACGAAGAGGGAGGCATTGATCCGCTAGAATTTCGCTACCATGCGATGACCGATCGAGTGGCCACGACGGGGACGACTTGGATGGGTTTGACACTGGGGTGCTGCCAGTGCCATACGCACAAATACGATCCCATCACGCACACCGAGTACTTTCAGATCATGGCGTTTCTGAACAACTCCGACGAACCGATGCTTGAATTGCCCGAAGAAAATTTCCAGAAGGAGTGGGCACAGAATCGAGCTCGCGGGGACAAGTTGTTAGCCGAATTATCCGAGCGACTGCAGGGAGAGGCTTGGCCACCGGTTCACTCCAAGGCCGCGGCGGACGCCAAGGCCGCGGATTCAAGTTCCACAGCACAGGCGGTTGCCAACGCCAACGCACCGCCGCAAAACACCCTGGAAACAGCCTTTGCACAGTGGCTGGAGGTAGAACGCGCGAATGCGATCGATTGGAGCAAGCTCCGGCCAATCCGGGCAAGTTCGAATCTGCCGATCCTTACAATACAGGACGATCACTCCATCTTTGCTTCGGGAGACACCGCCAAGCGAGACGATTACGTTATCGAGTTCGCACCTAGCGACGCACCAATTACCGCAATTCGACTGGAGTGCTTGCCCGACGACCGCCTGCCGGCCCGTGGCCCCGGGACGACGTACTACGAAGGCACGTTAGGGGATTTCTTCCTCACCGAACTGAAGGCGCGGAGTGGTGATGCGCCGCTACCGTTCCTTGGGGCCACCGAGTCGTATGCCAAAAATCGATTTGGAAGCAACCCGGTCTCGGCCGCCCTGGCCTTGGATGGGGACGTGCAGACGGGCTGGTCCGTGGATGGCCGGCAAGGCGAGCGGCACGTAGCAGTCTTCGCCTTGGAGCACCCTCTCGCACCAGGGCAACCAATTTCGATTCAAATGACCTTTGGACGACATTTCGCAAGCTCACTCGGCAGATTTCGCTTCAGCGCAGCCACCGCCCCCAGTAAAGATGTTCCTCAAGCGCGGGCTTACGCGGAGTCTACCGCACGCTTACTGCGATTACCCGCTGGCCAGTTGAGTGCAGCAGACCAGCAAATCTTATTGGAAGCGTTCCTGCTCTCCGCCCCTGAACTTGCGGACGAAACGGCTAAGATCCGAAAGCTACTGCAACGTCCGGAAGTAACCACAACCTTGGTGATGGCGGAGCGACCGAGTGGACACGACCGGCCGACCTTTCGGCATCATCGCGGAGAGTACTTGCAGCCGGAAGAAAGTGTGAAACCGGGCATTCCCGACATTTTGCCACCGCTCCCCGCAGGCGAGGAGGCCAATCGCTTGGGATTCGCACGTTGGCTGGTCACCGCTGAGAATCCATTGACAGCACGGGTTGCAGTGAATCGCCAATGGGAGGCGTTCTTCGGGACCGGTCTCGTCAAGACGGTCGACGATTTTGGTTTCCAGGGGGATTCGCCCTCGCACCCCCGCCTGCTGGATTGGCTGGCGGTAACCTTCCGTGAAACCGATGCCTGGTCTATGAAAAAACTCCACCGTCGATTGGTTTCTAGCGCAACCTATCGGCAAAGTTCCGTAGTGGATGAGAGTGGCGCGGTCATCGATCCCGAGAACCGTCTGCTCAGTCGGATGCCGAGATTTCGCTTAGATGCAGAGGTCATTCGCGATAGTCTCTTGGTGGTTTCCGGAGAGTTTTCGCCGGAACTCGGAGGCCCGCCGGTCAGACCGCTGCAACCCACTGGCGTTACGGAAGTGGCCTACGGAAACCCGACGTGGCAAGCCAGCTCGGGAGAGGCGCGCTACCGCCGTAGCCTGTACACGTTTGCTAAGAGAACGGCGCCTTTTGCCATGTTCGCCGCATTCGATGCACCTAGTGGCGAAGCCTGCTTGGCCAATCGCCCACGGAGCAACAGTCCGCTTCAGGCGCTAACGCTCCTGAATGATGTCATGCTGATCGACCTAGCTCGCGCAACGGGCAGGAAGTACGCCAGCCTGCGCGATGAAGAAGTCGCCGAGCATGAGACAGGCAAGTCCCAGGATTCTACGATAAACCCATTGCGGGCTAAACTCACCCTGCTTCATCGTGCACTAGTCGTGCGTCCTCCTACAGCGGAGGAACTCGATTTAGTTGAGCAGTTTTACGCTCAGCAATTGACGGCCTTTCGGTCCAACCCTCCCGAAGCCCGGGAGTTGCTCGGACCTCAGTTCGAGTTGTCCAGCTCCCCTGCAGCCGCGTCCACCAGCCCTGACACTACGACCACTGCAACTCGGGAGTTGTCAGAATCGGAGCGTGAGCGTCTAGCCGAAGTGGCTGCCTGGACAGCTACGGCACGCGCCATGTTTGCTATCGATGAAGTTCAATCTCGCGAGTAG
- a CDS encoding DUF1003 domain-containing protein: MAAIQAPVIMMSQNRQQVKDRLQADNDYRVNLKAELEIRHLHAKLDLLLTHQWQRLLEIQQVQTDLLEEIGSRQ, translated from the coding sequence TTGGCTGCGATACAAGCTCCGGTCATCATGATGAGCCAGAATCGCCAACAGGTCAAAGATCGGTTGCAGGCCGACAACGACTATCGCGTGAACTTGAAAGCGGAGTTGGAAATCCGTCATTTGCACGCCAAACTGGATTTACTCCTCACTCATCAATGGCAGCGTTTGCTGGAGATCCAACAAGTGCAGACCGATTTGCTCGAGGAGATTGGCAGTCGCCAATAG
- a CDS encoding DUF1003 domain-containing protein has product MASSGSVDVFLGMLKEKSQRSTTRTQSTRTKSGPGHLKAKSQFTCQICGKSFPTAHVVPARFVRPAIVDAITVEYKNWSNEGYVCHEDLNRYRSEYVQKVLTEEKGELSDLELEVIRSLKEHDILSQNLGAAEFQDFTLGERLADRVASFGGSWTFITFFASVLIVWIAISSIAMIGKPFDPTLTSC; this is encoded by the coding sequence GTGGCAAGCTCAGGAAGCGTGGATGTTTTTCTCGGTATGCTCAAGGAAAAATCGCAGCGTTCCACAACTCGCACCCAGTCAACTCGCACCAAGTCTGGACCAGGTCACTTGAAAGCCAAGTCTCAATTTACGTGTCAGATTTGCGGAAAGTCGTTCCCGACGGCTCATGTCGTGCCAGCACGCTTTGTGCGTCCAGCGATTGTGGATGCAATCACCGTGGAGTACAAGAACTGGTCGAACGAAGGATACGTATGTCACGAGGACTTGAACCGCTACCGAAGCGAGTATGTGCAGAAGGTGCTCACGGAGGAGAAGGGCGAACTGTCTGACCTCGAACTGGAAGTGATCCGCAGCCTCAAAGAGCACGACATCCTTTCGCAGAATTTAGGTGCAGCTGAGTTTCAGGATTTTACACTCGGCGAGCGACTGGCCGATCGTGTCGCTAGTTTTGGTGGTAGCTGGACCTTTATTACCTTTTTCGCCAGCGTGCTGATCGTGTGGATTGCCATTAGCTCCATTGCGATGATCGGCAAGCCCTTCGATCCTACCCTTACATCCTGCTGA
- a CDS encoding methyltransferase family protein, which yields MNEGVSASRLGAARLLVGLQFIAASVLVLSGFFNWRNGSWQDSGPTVVAVIGILLGIWAIAAIGPKRVSLMPAVTADTQLVTAGPYRFIRHPMYAALLLFCGALVFAPFHFWKVGVWGMLLIVLMAKSRLEERQLMKNFPDYAGYMQRTWRFVPLLW from the coding sequence ATGAATGAGGGTGTATCCGCAAGTCGATTGGGAGCAGCCCGACTGCTGGTAGGGCTGCAGTTCATTGCTGCATCCGTCTTGGTGTTGTCTGGATTTTTCAATTGGCGAAACGGGAGTTGGCAAGACAGTGGGCCGACGGTGGTTGCGGTGATTGGAATCCTGCTTGGCATTTGGGCAATCGCAGCCATTGGCCCCAAGCGTGTTTCGCTCATGCCCGCTGTAACGGCAGACACCCAGCTTGTTACCGCCGGTCCATACAGGTTCATCCGGCACCCCATGTATGCAGCACTGTTGCTCTTTTGCGGAGCATTGGTCTTCGCTCCCTTCCATTTCTGGAAGGTCGGTGTGTGGGGGATGCTGCTGATTGTCCTGATGGCCAAATCGCGTTTGGAGGAGCGGCAATTGATGAAAAACTTCCCAGACTACGCGGGATATATGCAACGGACTTGGCGGTTTGTGCCGCTCCTCTGGTGA
- a CDS encoding MYG1 family protein: MTVQLILTHPGSAHKDDFLACSLLAYLHGVPIQRREPTDEDLANPLICVVDVGSSHDPEQNNFDHHQFPRDAPPLCALSLVLQSIGLYEDALSFCAWLRPAEWLDSLGPNEAAKLMGIPRTALGELNSPLDMTLLNRFAKQAELTPESPIYQVMCMVGEDIVNYVRSLRERLDYLKKHGQYWLIETAGEPIQALFLEKSDTISEDPSFGVNAFIESEGKENEIQALVCPDRRGEGYGLTRYNDSPRLDFTQIESHEDVRFAHKRGFVAKVSATDPTRLKELLESAIVTGGS, translated from the coding sequence ATGACCGTGCAGTTGATATTGACCCATCCGGGCAGCGCCCACAAAGATGATTTCCTTGCCTGCAGTCTGCTGGCATATTTGCACGGTGTGCCGATCCAGCGACGTGAACCCACGGACGAGGACTTGGCCAATCCGTTGATCTGCGTAGTCGACGTTGGTAGCTCACACGATCCGGAACAAAACAACTTTGATCATCACCAGTTCCCACGCGATGCTCCCCCGCTTTGCGCCTTATCGCTGGTGCTTCAAAGCATCGGACTGTATGAAGACGCGTTGTCATTCTGTGCCTGGCTCCGTCCTGCCGAGTGGCTCGATTCCTTAGGACCCAATGAAGCCGCCAAGTTGATGGGGATTCCTCGGACGGCATTGGGGGAGCTAAATTCTCCACTCGATATGACTTTGCTGAACCGATTTGCAAAGCAGGCTGAGCTCACTCCTGAGAGTCCTATCTACCAAGTCATGTGCATGGTGGGCGAAGACATTGTGAACTACGTCAGGTCCTTGCGTGAGCGACTCGATTACCTCAAAAAGCATGGGCAGTACTGGTTAATTGAAACCGCTGGCGAACCGATTCAAGCGTTGTTCCTGGAAAAGAGTGACACGATTTCAGAGGACCCTTCCTTTGGTGTCAACGCTTTCATCGAAAGCGAAGGGAAGGAAAATGAAATCCAAGCTTTGGTATGTCCGGATCGGCGGGGCGAGGGGTATGGGCTGACGCGTTACAATGACAGTCCGCGTTTGGACTTCACCCAAATCGAATCGCACGAAGATGTTCGCTTTGCGCACAAACGGGGCTTTGTCGCAAAAGTCTCTGCGACAGATCCGACGCGGTTGAAGGAACTGTTGGAAAGTGCCATTGTCACAGGTGGCAGCTGA
- a CDS encoding YkgJ family cysteine cluster protein, producing the protein MSLPIISLKSDERWDCHQCGVCCHGSIVPLNLEDAERLKSQQWANEPEFKHTRLTVRDDAAESSLRLAHREDGTCVFLNEDGRCRIHSKFGEEAKPTVCQTFPLQLIPHEKHAVLTIRRACPSAAADLGATVATRLPNVKKLVRDGHLKANAAPPPVFKTGESRPWQTIQMLLDESGQLLRDQRFPPVRRLVHALQFASHLEAAKTRRLDDKQITELARTLRELEPEESKPFFAERRPPKTYSKILLRRTAVVCGRLHPEFRQRASWKTRVELAQIAWKLVRGKGSTPAFNNVFPESSFEALEEPMGIKSAEVYEPLTRFIETNSESHLYALANRGGWSVIDSLRGLALLFPVGMWLLRLQSYGREPTVDDMLKVVVMLDRSQGYGPLSGFAQRQLISTISLKQELERLVVWYIR; encoded by the coding sequence ATGTCGCTGCCAATCATTTCGCTGAAGTCCGATGAACGTTGGGATTGCCATCAGTGTGGTGTTTGCTGCCACGGCAGTATCGTGCCGCTGAACTTGGAGGATGCGGAGCGATTGAAGAGCCAGCAGTGGGCCAATGAACCGGAATTCAAGCATACACGGCTAACCGTTCGCGATGACGCCGCAGAAAGTTCATTGCGACTGGCTCATCGTGAAGACGGAACGTGCGTTTTCCTGAATGAGGATGGACGATGCCGGATCCATTCGAAATTCGGTGAAGAGGCCAAGCCGACGGTGTGCCAGACCTTTCCTTTGCAGTTGATCCCGCATGAAAAACATGCGGTGCTGACAATCCGTCGCGCTTGTCCGTCTGCTGCCGCTGATCTTGGGGCCACGGTTGCGACACGACTTCCGAATGTCAAAAAACTCGTTCGCGATGGTCACTTGAAAGCCAATGCAGCGCCACCGCCGGTATTTAAAACGGGTGAATCGCGGCCCTGGCAGACGATCCAAATGCTTTTAGACGAATCAGGACAGTTGCTGCGCGATCAACGTTTTCCGCCGGTGCGCCGGTTGGTGCATGCCTTGCAGTTCGCGAGCCATCTGGAAGCGGCCAAGACGAGACGACTGGACGACAAACAGATCACCGAGTTGGCACGCACACTGAGGGAGTTGGAACCCGAAGAATCAAAACCCTTTTTCGCAGAGCGCCGGCCACCGAAAACATACTCGAAAATCTTGCTGCGACGGACTGCGGTGGTTTGTGGCCGCCTGCATCCCGAGTTCCGGCAGCGGGCGAGTTGGAAGACGCGGGTCGAGTTAGCACAGATCGCGTGGAAGTTGGTAAGGGGCAAAGGCAGCACCCCCGCTTTCAACAACGTGTTTCCGGAATCCAGCTTCGAAGCATTGGAAGAACCGATGGGGATCAAGTCGGCGGAAGTTTACGAGCCGCTGACTCGGTTCATCGAGACGAATTCGGAATCGCATCTCTACGCACTTGCGAATCGAGGCGGATGGTCGGTGATCGACAGTTTGCGAGGACTGGCGCTGTTGTTTCCCGTCGGTATGTGGCTGCTCCGATTGCAAAGCTACGGACGCGAACCAACGGTTGACGACATGTTGAAAGTCGTCGTCATGTTGGATCGTAGCCAAGGCTATGGTCCGCTGAGCGGGTTTGCACAACGTCAGCTAATCTCGACAATCAGTTTGAAACAAGAATTGGAGCGGTTAGTCGTGTGGTACATAAGATAG
- a CDS encoding DUF3124 domain-containing protein, with protein sequence MAKQVTVTEVDAFMRQLKWLIAGVVALFVIPLFVYAIYMSRRLDSFEDLMSQSPPQELEDEELGRGDLSRLAVDPVEGQVVYVPAYSHIYHSGGKPYLLTITLSVRNTSLEDAIVVESIRYFDTKGKEVKSYLTKSVRLPALGTTEIIVTRDDVSGGSGANFLVEWYANKPVTAPIVEAVMIGTNSQQGISFALRGSVISEVVPASSGDGAAEVERLR encoded by the coding sequence ATGGCAAAGCAGGTTACGGTAACAGAAGTCGACGCATTCATGCGACAGCTGAAGTGGCTCATCGCTGGAGTCGTCGCTTTGTTCGTTATTCCGCTGTTTGTCTATGCGATTTACATGAGCCGCAGGCTTGATTCCTTCGAGGATTTGATGAGTCAAAGCCCACCACAGGAATTGGAAGACGAGGAGCTGGGGCGCGGTGACCTGTCTCGTCTGGCCGTCGATCCAGTGGAGGGGCAGGTCGTGTATGTTCCGGCCTACTCACACATCTATCACAGTGGAGGGAAGCCGTACTTGCTGACGATTACACTCAGCGTTCGCAATACTAGCTTAGAAGACGCAATCGTCGTTGAGTCAATAAGGTACTTCGACACCAAAGGCAAGGAAGTCAAGTCGTACCTCACCAAATCGGTGCGTTTGCCCGCTCTGGGGACGACGGAAATTATCGTCACGCGGGACGATGTGTCCGGCGGCAGCGGTGCTAACTTTCTGGTTGAGTGGTACGCTAACAAACCAGTTACAGCGCCCATCGTCGAAGCCGTGATGATTGGCACGAATTCACAGCAGGGAATCTCTTTTGCGCTGCGTGGTAGCGTCATCAGTGAAGTTGTTCCAGCGTCGTCAGGCGACGGAGCCGCGGAGGTAGAGAGGCTGAGATGA
- a CDS encoding trimeric intracellular cation channel family protein, with protein MVLYILDLLGVAVFAVSGVLAAGRKSFDVLGVAIIATVTAIGGGTIRDVLLDRYPVFWVEDATYLLVILATAVLTILYTRFRELPRTSLLVADAFGLALFAISGAQVAEAQNFPGVIVVLMGTITGTAGGVLRDVLCNEVPLLLRQPDLYATAAIAGAAAYLGLQAFGLVQPYAAVGGIAVGTGLRLAAIFWGLRLPIYRTSD; from the coding sequence ATGGTCTTATACATTCTAGATTTGCTGGGCGTCGCCGTGTTCGCGGTGAGCGGAGTCCTGGCGGCCGGACGCAAGAGTTTTGACGTACTCGGTGTGGCTATCATCGCTACCGTTACGGCTATTGGCGGTGGCACCATCCGCGACGTCTTGCTTGACCGCTATCCCGTTTTTTGGGTGGAGGACGCGACCTACCTGTTGGTTATCCTCGCGACTGCCGTGCTGACGATCCTATATACGCGTTTCCGCGAGTTGCCGCGAACCTCTTTGCTAGTCGCCGACGCCTTCGGACTGGCTCTGTTCGCGATTAGTGGTGCCCAGGTTGCGGAGGCACAGAATTTTCCTGGAGTCATCGTGGTGTTGATGGGAACGATTACGGGCACGGCGGGGGGCGTATTGCGTGATGTCCTGTGCAATGAAGTCCCGCTGTTGTTGCGCCAACCGGACTTGTATGCAACGGCAGCGATCGCTGGAGCGGCTGCCTATCTGGGGCTGCAGGCGTTCGGTTTGGTGCAACCGTATGCCGCAGTCGGGGGAATTGCCGTGGGCACCGGTCTGCGTTTGGCTGCGATCTTCTGGGGATTGCGTTTGCCAATCTATCGCACGTCCGACTAG
- a CDS encoding catalase: MNKNESKPTTTDAGCPVASDEHSLTVGCDGPILLHDHYLIEQMANFNRERIPERQPHAKGSGAFGHFEVTHDVSAYTKAAVFQPGTKTETLSRFSTVAGERGSPDTWRDPRGFSVKFYTSQGNYDMVGNNTPVFFLRDPMKFQHFIRSQKRRADNGLRDHDMQWDFWSLSPESAHQVTWLMGDRGIPKTWRHMNGYSSHTYMWVNAAGERFWVKYHFKTDQGIDFLTQADADRLAGTDGDYHRRDLYNAIKSGDHPSWSLKVQIMPFEEAKTYRLNPFDLTKVWPHADYPLQDVGKLTLNRNPTDFHTEIEQAAFEPNNLVPGIGISPDKMLLGRMFAYADAHRHRLGVNYKQIPVNAPQCPVFSYSKDGQGRTQNVSDPVYAPNSKGGPAADGERYPESATWSADGEFIRAAYTLRQDDDDFSQAGTLVRDVMDEKQRDRLVSNVVGHLKGLVFEPVLERALEYWSNIDKNIGARIRKGVADA, from the coding sequence ATGAACAAGAACGAATCAAAGCCGACCACCACCGATGCGGGCTGCCCCGTCGCCAGTGACGAACACTCGCTTACGGTAGGCTGCGATGGCCCTATTCTGCTTCACGACCATTACCTCATCGAGCAGATGGCCAACTTCAATCGCGAGCGGATCCCCGAGCGACAGCCGCACGCGAAAGGTTCCGGGGCGTTTGGACATTTCGAAGTGACCCACGATGTCAGTGCTTACACCAAGGCGGCGGTGTTCCAACCAGGTACGAAGACAGAGACGTTGAGCCGATTCTCCACGGTGGCGGGAGAGCGCGGCAGTCCAGATACTTGGCGCGACCCCCGTGGCTTCTCGGTGAAGTTCTATACCAGCCAAGGCAACTACGACATGGTGGGGAACAACACGCCCGTGTTCTTTCTGCGCGATCCCATGAAGTTCCAGCACTTCATCCGATCGCAAAAACGTCGTGCGGATAATGGCCTCCGCGACCACGACATGCAATGGGACTTTTGGTCCCTGTCTCCCGAGTCGGCCCACCAGGTGACGTGGTTGATGGGGGACCGTGGAATTCCAAAGACTTGGCGGCATATGAACGGCTACTCCAGCCATACCTACATGTGGGTCAACGCCGCTGGCGAACGATTTTGGGTGAAGTACCACTTTAAGACGGATCAAGGCATCGACTTTCTCACGCAAGCAGACGCCGACCGACTGGCTGGAACGGATGGTGACTACCACCGTCGAGACCTATACAACGCGATCAAAAGTGGTGATCACCCAAGTTGGTCGTTGAAAGTACAGATCATGCCCTTCGAGGAAGCGAAGACATACCGGCTGAATCCATTCGATCTGACCAAAGTCTGGCCACATGCAGATTACCCGTTGCAAGATGTTGGGAAACTAACGTTGAACCGCAATCCGACCGACTTTCACACAGAAATCGAACAGGCGGCGTTCGAGCCGAACAACCTTGTGCCGGGCATTGGAATTAGTCCTGACAAGATGTTGCTGGGTCGCATGTTCGCTTACGCTGACGCACATCGACACCGACTGGGAGTGAACTACAAGCAGATTCCCGTCAACGCACCACAGTGTCCTGTGTTCAGCTACAGCAAAGACGGGCAAGGTCGGACGCAAAACGTTTCCGACCCCGTTTATGCTCCGAACTCGAAGGGCGGGCCGGCGGCTGATGGCGAGCGATATCCTGAGTCAGCGACTTGGTCGGCAGACGGCGAGTTTATTCGTGCCGCCTATACGTTGCGACAGGATGATGACGACTTTAGCCAGGCTGGCACGCTAGTGCGTGACGTCATGGACGAGAAGCAACGCGACCGACTGGTGTCAAATGTCGTCGGCCATCTCAAGGGGCTGGTGTTCGAGCCCGTGCTTGAGCGAGCGCTGGAGTACTGGAGCAACATCGACAAAAACATTGGCGCCCGTATTCGCAAGGGCGTGGCCGACGCCTAA